GTACATCATAGGGAATCCTGCTGCCTATGAAAAAGGTTGCAGATATATAGATGTAGATTTAAATAGATCTTTTAAAGAAAGTGAGAATTTTGATCAACACAAGAATAGCTTTTATGAAACTAATAGAGCCAATTTTTTATTAGATGAATTTGGAATTGACGGATCTAAACCCTGTCAAATTGCAATCGATTTGCACACTACTACTGCAAATATGGGAACAAGCATTGTTATGTATGGGAGGAGATCCAAAGATTTTTGTTTAGCTGCATTATTGCAGAACAAATTTGGATTGCCTATTTATTTACACGAAAAAGATAAAGCCCAAACAGGCTTTCTTGTAGAAGCTTGGCCATGTGGTTTAGTTATTGAAATAGGAGCTGTCGCACAAAATTTTTATGATCAAAACATTATAAATAGATTCTCTCTAATAATTAGCTCCCTAAGGGAAGAGATAGATAAATTAAAAAATAAACTTATAGAACTTCCAAAGGAATTAGTGGTTCACGTTCATCAAGGGAGTATAGATTATCCAAGAGATGAAAAGGGAGATATTGATGGCATAATTCATCCTGAGAGAATAAACCAAGATTGGAAAATGATTAAAAAAGGAGATCCATTATTTCTGGATAGCCAAGGACTAATCCACAAATATGAAAGGGACCAATTGATTTGGCCTGTTTTTATTGGAGAAGTTGCTTATAAGGAAAAAAAAATTGCCATGAGCTACACAAAAAAAGAAGTGATTTGTTCCAAAAAACAATGGGTTAAAGAGTTTGAAAGTTTTTAAATTAAGAAACCGGAACAATAAATCATTGAAATCTAATAAGTATTTTTTATTTTATAGATAAGTTTATTTAATATTTAAAACTTTTATTTTTTTTCTAATTTTTAAAACTTAAAAATCTAAATTCTTTCGCTCCAATAAATAACAGCTCCAAAAGCCTCTAATTGCAGTCTTCTATGCTTTGCCTCTCTTAAGGAAACCACCTCTCTAGATCTTTTTCCGTTAAGAAGCCATTCGATTATTACCAAGTTGAATCCTCAATAACAAAGAAAATCTTAAGACATGGAAGTTCTTTTCTCCTGTTTTCCAAAAAATAAGTTTACTTAAAGAAAAAATATTTACACATTTTTAGCGATTTTGGTCTAAAATCTTCGAAGCGGAATAATTTTCCGTTTTTATTTACTCGTCTCACTTTAGAGACATACTTTACGAACTCATGACAACTATTCAGCAGCAGCGTTCTTCGCTGTTAAAAGGTTGGCCACAGTTTTGTGAGTGGGTAACATCAACTAACAACAGAATTTATGTTGGTTGGTTCGGCGTCTTAATGATTCCATGCCTTCTTACAGCAGCGGCTTGCTTCATCGTTGCATTCATCGCAGCACCACCAGTAGACATCGACGGAATTAGAGAGCCAGTTGCTGGTTCATTCCTATATGGAAACAACATCATCTCAGGTGCAGTTGTTCCTTCATCTAACGCTATTGGTCTACACTTCTACCCAATTTGGGAAGCAGCTACTGTAGATGAGTGGTTATACAACGGTGGTCCTTACCAACTTGTAATTTTCCACTTCCTAATCGGTATCTCAGCATACATGG
The Prochlorococcus marinus XMU1405 genome window above contains:
- a CDS encoding aspartoacylase, whose product is MTVQRILIVSGTHGNEINPVWAVKQFNRKENSLNNGIEYEYIIGNPAAYEKGCRYIDVDLNRSFKESENFDQHKNSFYETNRANFLLDEFGIDGSKPCQIAIDLHTTTANMGTSIVMYGRRSKDFCLAALLQNKFGLPIYLHEKDKAQTGFLVEAWPCGLVIEIGAVAQNFYDQNIINRFSLIISSLREEIDKLKNKLIELPKELVVHVHQGSIDYPRDEKGDIDGIIHPERINQDWKMIKKGDPLFLDSQGLIHKYERDQLIWPVFIGEVAYKEKKIAMSYTKKEVICSKKQWVKEFESF